One window of the Microplitis demolitor isolate Queensland-Clemson2020A chromosome 10, iyMicDemo2.1a, whole genome shotgun sequence genome contains the following:
- the LOC103571894 gene encoding nucleoporin Nup37, with product MDEVLACPPTYKLNFAEQVHAVEFSPFEWSQNLICIAFDEEVSVGSIKFPDNDDVEEVIFSPLRTFHHESRIHSLAWSPETSLSVVPKVLSFGVAGSDFKIRLFNSDLNEKDIFEVLEGHKDYINAIAYESEGELLASVSDDHTCKLWAVKETPKLVATFYLKSPGMSVCWHIEESGKLLVAEKNGLIRLYNVRSQKAIMSMDAGVVPLMSADWSLNPLKVACVSAGELLVWDVSRPSRPVFSRTLHTEGSLVIKFSRGNENLVAGIGRPDNILKVINLKTKHVVLSGKLKLIGGLNWHYKLPYVCAGSDRELLFWRVSS from the exons ATGGATGAAGTATTAGCATGTCCACcgacttataaattaaatttcgctGAACAAGTACATGCAGTTGAATTTTCACCTTTTGAATGgtcacaaaatttaatttgtatcgCTTTCGACGAGGAAGTGTCAGTAGGAAGTATTAAATTTCCG GACAATGATGATGTAGaagaagttattttttctccaCTACGTACATTCCATCATGAAAGTAGGATTCATTCGCTAGCATGGAGTCCAGAAACGTCATTAAGTGTCGTACCTAAAGTATTATCATTTGGAGTTGCCGGTTCTGACTTCAAAATAAGATTGTTCAACAGTGATTTGAATGAGAAAGACATTTTCgag GTTCTAGAAGGGCACAAAGATTATATCAATGCAATAGCATACGAATCAGAAGGTGAACTGTTGGCATCAGTATCAGATGATCACACGTGTAAACTATGGGCAGTAAAAGAAACTCCAAAATTAGTAGCAACCTTCTACTTAAAATCCCCTGGGATGAGCGTTTGCTGGCACATTGAAGAGTCCGGCAAGCTGTTGGTTGCTGAAAAAAATGGACTGATACGTCTGTATAATGTAAGGAGTCAAAAAGCCATAATGTCCATGGACGCCGGTGTCGTTCCACTCATGTCTGCCGACTGGAGTCTCAATCCCTTGAAAGTCGCTTGCGTTTCCGCTGGCGAATTACTTGTCTGGGATGTCTCTCGACCTAG CCGACCAGTTTTTAGCCGCACGCTTCATACAGAGGGTAgtttggtaattaaattttcacggGGCAATGAGAATCTGGTGGCAGGTATCGGCCGACCGGACAATATacttaaagttattaatttaaaaacaaaacatgTTGTACTGAGTGGTAAATTAAAACTCATTGGTGGTCTTAATTGGCACTACAAGTTACCATACGTATGTGCTGGTAGTGACAGAGAATTATTATTCTGGCGTGTTAGCtcatga
- the LOC103571895 gene encoding gem-associated protein 5 yields MNEVTLPPSPNWYLTTILSCARDGTVAWGSKNMIVVSKPPGVITKARDYSIITDAHTDRVSSVSFCPDYGPGKRLLLSGGDENIIRIWDLETMSAVQSQSYLDSKQKVVGVDWSVIDPNHVICVSADGVILSWNTSFSACQTITLGKMTATCIRCCPHKSNIVAVGTKAGLVYIVNLQGSGSIIYKLRGHDTEITSLSWCPSKINIFNDGDGTSEDLLLASGAKDKSVFIWRAGGDGRYESQFTLPSAPQDSNQHRSKLSGSGHFTALCWIEPKCLLASSSFGELLAMDLGSGKKTWRLIHGHHARGIFSITSVPSADDHNENWRKSSRLVWTTAQDRQVVCSSINGNECHVEHSVPTQGGFIYCMASCPLDTSLIAYGSGDMVLRLWNLTEPHENSVNVTCMWQKIMGRVTAIAWHPTEENILAFGTAEGRVGAFDTNNTTKLPTLYRQHHRRTVYSLAWAPRPGSTKYGLYSCADNELVCFNPEKANEAPQVVIKKDCTEFAWKPDFGCVAIGFEDGSIFFKDRELKACGKPIFLLKKAVQCIAWHPDSTLTDLEFSPMRNYMAVSTNTNKITIFDMTIMIDSPKGNENGDTGDKEVKDTVTHKVVCTLSGHADRVISLGWNPHISGQLVSGSYDSTAQVWNIETQALIATYTGHRGPVYSCMWSPVNSDLIITGSVDFSLRIWRISDQQVVMPVMTEVKKNKSKNKKSKNSKTGVSKPMECEASIASATVESSESLTSELGQLSIKSETKVTRDKKTKKTFLPVYRKMMNNKDIALQNCLKIAQKMKTQSAESSDNTDGDNDADDLLSIFGDEKEMMSVIKNELTTFTSQGQHTMATELSLWTGDLRDQLQNAAKERRLNDFMVSLSPMLSMKTWKEMCEAYATQLVLESNITKAVAYFLIIHKIYQAIEVFMEAKMYREAYTLARCKLDSKDQMLTKILEVWESHAAKAGLYEDAAQCSLLLGDCIRAAKFIARRPDVVNLKTAAELAIIAGDSELAESLADQAIIQSLLQSNYPLARNLIEQFPAIRYRLIHLVALEEVNKVRGIDDAFVCSWIEGKTSCDLISTLQKSYQHLEPLEAYGKLVNVTYPVSQDESSLWLSVSHNMALAASNDDQQIYHIVAALGIISQYEIMKPKSEPRISYLLSLLAVLKPFIASFDDEKPIYKSYRAYLCLALSSWLVDKLNGSPESTGNLDVKNIVDIIKKTLPDGLDPAAVKYWTVTSEITKLEASLATTISNSSKDNQEADDSEPTKVNGDSHSSLRERLNKVRSEKKKFIDDRNCVPSPIVIYSKVTELSSLINDEESEFKNIITGLWTKAVS; encoded by the coding sequence atgaatgaagtGACACTGCCTCCATCCCCAAATTGGTATCTGACCACGATACTATCATGCGCGAGAGATGGTACAGTGGCTTGGGGGTCTAAGAACATGATAGTCGTATCCAAACCTCCAGGAGTTATCACCAAAGCTCGtgattattcaataataactgACGCTCACACTGATCGAGTGAGTTCTGTATCATTTTGTCCGGACTATGGACCTGGGAAACGTCTCCTGTTGTCCGGAGGCGATGAAAATATCATTAGAATTTGGGACTTGGAGACTATGAGCGCAGTTCAGTCGCAGTCGTACCTGGACAGCAAGCAGAAAGTAGTAGGAGTTGATTGGTCAGTAATTGACCCAAATCATGTGATCTGTGTCAGCGCTGATGGTGTAATTTTGTCATGGAACACCAGTTTCAGCGCCTGTCAAACAATAACGCTTGGCAAAATGACAGCAACGTGCATCAGATGCTGTCCTCACAAGTCTAATATCGTTGCTGTCGGTACCAAAGCTGGACTTGTTTATATTGTAAATCTTCAGGGTTCCGgatcaattatttacaagcTACGTGGTCATGACACTGAAATTACTAGCTTATCATGGTgtccttcaaaaataaatatttttaatgacggTGATGGTACATCTGAAGACTTGCTACTTGCTTCAGGAGCTAAAGATAAGTCTGTGTTCATCTGGCGCGCTGGTGGAGACGGCAGATACGAATCACAGTTTACTTTACCAAGTGCTCCTCAAGATTCAAATCAGCATCGGTCAAAACTCAGTGGTTCTGGTCATTTTACAGCTTTATGCTGGATAGAACCTAAATGTTTGCTTGCCAGTTCTTCATTCGGTGAACTTCTGGCCATGGATTTAGGATCAGGTAAAAAAACATGGAGACTAATCCACGGTCACCATGCTcgtggaattttttcaataaccaGCGTTCCAAGTGCCGATGACCATAATGAAAATTGGAGGAAGAGTTCTCGACTAGTCTGGACAACTGCTCAAGATCGTCAGGTAGTTTGCAGTAGTATTAACGGTAATGAGTGTCATGTCGAGCACAGTGTACCTACCCAAGGTGGTTTTATTTACTGCATGGCTTCTTGCCCATTGGATACTTCGCTAATAGCATATGGATCAGGTGACATGGTTCTGCGACTCTGGAACCTCACGGAGCCACATGAAAATTCAGTCAATGTGACTTGTATGTGGCAGAAGATCATGGGAAGAGTTACTGCGATAGCTTGGCATCCAACTGAAGAAAATATTCTGGCTTTTGGTACCGCCGAAGGACGTGTTGGTGCATTTGACACCAATAACACCACCAAGTTACCCACTCTCTACCGCCAGCATCATCGACGTACTGTTTACTCTCTCGCTTGGGCCCCGCGACCGGGTTCCACTAAATACGGACTTTACTCCTGCGCGGACAATGAACTCGTTTGCTTCAATCCCGAGAAAGCCAACGAAGCGCCGCAGGTTGTCATTAAAAAAGATTGCACAGAGTTTGCTTGGAAACCAGACTTTGGGTGCGTGGCGATCGGGTTCGAGGACGGGTCCATCTTTTTCAAGGATCGAGAGCTAAAAGCTTGCGGAAaaccaatatttttattgaaaaaagctGTGCAGTGCATCGCTTGGCATCCTGACAGTACTCTGACGGACTTGGAATTCTCTCCGATGAGAAATTACATGGCTGTTTCTACCAACACCAACAAAATTACGATCTTCGACATGACCATCATGATCGATAGCCCAAAAGGTAACGAAAATGGCGATACTGGAGACAAAGAAGTCAAAGACACGGTAACGCACAAAGTCGTGTGTACTCTCAGCGGTCATGCAGATCGCGTGATCAGTCTTGGGTGGAATCCTCACATCAGCGGACAACTTGTCAGCGGAAGTTATGACTCGACTGCTCAGGTTTGGAATATTGAGACCCAGGCGCTGATCGCCACCTACACCGGCCATCGTGGCCCAGTATATTCATGCATGTGGAGTCCAGTTAACTCTGATTTAATCATCACTGGTTCTGTTGACTTCAGTTTGCGTATTTGGAGAATTTCTGATCAGCAGGTAGTGATGCCTGTAATGACTGAAGTAAAAAAGAACAAgagtaagaataaaaaatcaaagaactCAAAGACAGGAGTAAGCAAACCTATGGAATGCGAAGCCAGTATTGCTAGTGCTACTGTTGAATCTTCTGAAAGTCTTACATCAGAATTGGGTCAGCTGTCTATTAAATCAGAGACAAAAGTaacaagagataaaaaaactaaaaagacTTTCTTACCAGTTTATCGTAAGATGATGAATAATAAAGACATTGCTTTGcaaaattgtttgaaaatcgcacaaaaaatgaaaactcaGAGCGCTGAATCGTCAGATAATACTGACGGTGACAATGACGCAGATGATTTACTTTCAATATTTGGTGATGAAAAAGAGATGAtgtctgtaattaaaaatgaactgACGACATTCACTTCTCAGGGCCAGCACACAATGGCAACGGAACTAAGCCTATGGACTGGCGATCTGCGGGACCAATTACAAAACGCCGCAAAAGAAAGACGGCTGAATGATTTTATGGTATCATTGTCCCCAATGCTGTCCATGAAAACCTGGAAAGAAATGTGTGAAGCTTACGCAACTCAGCTGGTACTTGAATCAAACATAACCAAAGCAGttgcttattttttaataatccacAAGATTTATCAAGCTATCGAAGTCTTTATGGAAGCAAAAATGTATCGGGAGGCGTACACTCTAGCTCGCTGTAAGCTGGACTCAAAAGACCAGATGTTGACTAAAATACTCGAGGTCTGGGAAAGTCATGCTGCCAAAGCTGGACTGTACGAAGACGCAGCACAATGCTCACTTCTTCTGGGAGATTGTATAAGAGCCGCTAAATTCATCGCACGAAGGCCTGATGTTGTTAATCTAAAGACTGCAGCTGAGCTCGCGATTATTGCTGGTGACAGTGAGCTAGCAGAATCACTAGCTGACCAAGCTATCATTCAGTCTCTGCTCCAGTCTAATTACCCATTGGCCAGGAATTTGATTGAACAATTCCCAGCAATACGGTATCGTTTGATTCATCTAGTAGCTTTAGAGGAAGTGAACAAAGTCCGTGGTATTGATGATGCCTTCGTATGCTCATGGATCGAAGGTAAGACATCTTGTGACTTGATCAGCACATTGCAGAAAAGTTATCAGCATTTAGAACCTCTTGAAGCTTATGGTAAACTTGTAAATGTAACTTATCCCGTTTCTCAAGACGAGTCAAGTCTCTGGTTATCAGTAAGCCATAACATGGCTTTGGCAGCCAGCAACGATGACCAGCAAATTTATCACATCGTAGCCGCTCTTGGCATTATTTCACAGTACGAAATAATGAAACCTAAAAGTGAGCCACGCATCAGCTACTTACTAAGTCTACTAGCTGTTTTGAAACCTTTTATTGCAAGTTTCGATGATGAAAAACCAATCTACAAAAGCTACCGCGCTTATCTGTGTCTCGCTCTCAGCAGCTGGCTAGTTGACAAACTCAACGGATCTCCAGAGTCTACTGGTAATCTAgatgtaaaaaatatcgtaGATATAATCAAGAAGACTCTACCAGACGGTCTAGATCCCGCAGCAGTCAAATACTGGACAGTGACATCCGAAATAACCAAACTCGAAGCTTCGCTTGCTACCACAATTAGCAACTCATCGAAAGACAATCAAGAAGCTGATGACAGTGAACCCACCAAAGTAAATGGTGATTCTCATTCAAGTCTAAGGGAGCGACTGAATAAAGTCAgatcagaaaaaaagaaattcatcGATGATCGTAATTGTGTACCTAGTCCCATTGTTATCTACAGTAAAGTCACTGAATTATCAAGTCTTATAAATGATGAAGAATcggaattcaaaaatattatcacaGGATTATGGACTAAAGCtgtatcataa
- the LOC103571892 gene encoding ER membrane protein complex subunit 3 gives MAELLLDPNIRGWVFLPIVVITFLVGIVRHYVSILLASQKKVEIHQVQDSQVMIRSRLLRENGQYIPKSAFLIRRHFFNNEETGYFKTQKRAPVSQNPMTDPSMMTDMLKGNVTNVLPMVLIGGWINWMFSGFVTTKVPFPLTLRFKPMLQRGIELVTLDAAWVSSASWYFLNVFGLRSIYTLVLGENNAADSSKVLQDQVSGAAMSMPPDPKAAFKSEWEALEICEHNWALNGVDMELTGSQTKGDTTDNIYHQSRNH, from the exons ATGGCTGAATTGCTGCTGGACCCGAATATTCGTGGGTGGGTCTTTTTGCCAATTGTTGTGATAACATTTCTCGTTGGCATAGTAAGACATTATGTGTCTATTTTACTTGCATCAcagaaaaaagttgaaattcaTCAGGTTCAAGATAG tcaagTTATGATCAGATCAAGATTATTACGTGAGAACGGTCAATACATTCCAAAGTCTGCATTTTTAATTCGTaggcatttttttaataatgaagaaactggatattttaaaacacaaaaacgTGCACCAGTGTCACAAAACCCAATGACTGATCCAAGTATGATGACTGACATGTTGAAGGGTAACGTTACAAATGTACTGCCTATGGTACTTATTGGTGGTTGGATCAACTGGATGTTCTCTGGATTCGTTACCA caaaAGTGCCATTCCCATTGACGTTAAGATTCAAACCCATGCTCCAACGAGGAATAGAACTTGTCACTCTAGATGCTGCCTGGGTGTCATCAGCCTCCTGGTACTTTCTCAATGTCTTTGGACTCCGTTCAATCTACACTTTAGTGCTGGGAGAAAATAACGCAGCGGACTCGTCAAAAGTTCTGCAAGATCAAGTCTCAGGAGCTGCGATGTCGATGCCACCGGATCCAAAAGCGGCATTCAAGTCTGAATGGGAAGCCTTAGAAATTTGCGAACACAATTGGGCGTTGAATGGCGTCGACATGGAGCTGACTGGCAGCCAGACCAAAGGAGACACCACCGATAATATTTACCACCAAAGTAGAAATCATTGA
- the LOC103571893 gene encoding deaminated glutathione amidase — protein sequence MSKVSSVVHLVSNNLFNKSTTKRLMSTMMNPLVAVCQMTSTENKKKNYSILEDLVIQAKQRQACMAFFPEACDYLADNKKDIVAMSESQDGLMMSKYKNLAKQHDIWLSLGGLHEKRPDSSEKISNTHVVINNQGSVVASYRKIHLFDMENKETGVRLMESDYVVAGDKIVDPVDSPAGKLGLSICYDMRFPELSLALRNSGAQVLTYPSAFTYQTGAGHWEIILRSRAIETQCYVIAAAQTGTHNKKRVSWGHAMIVDPWGTIIAQCSEKTGIAIGEIDLKLLNKIRDNMPCNKHRRTDLYPSIDIK from the exons ATGAGCAAAGTATCATCAGTTGTACATTTggtatcaaataatttattcaa taaaagtaCGACAAAAAGATTAATGTCAACGATGATGAATCCTTTGGTGGCTGTCTGTCAGATGACAtcaacagaaaataaaaaaaaaaattattcaatccTCGAGGATCTTGTAATTCAAGCTAAGCAACGTCAAGCTTGT atGGCATTTTTTCCAGAAGCTTGTGATTATTTAGCAGACAACAAGAAAGACATCGTAGCGATGAGCGAATCTCAAGACGGTCTGATGAtgtcaaaatacaaaaacctGGCAAAGCAGCACGACATCTGGTTGTCATTGGGCGGATTGCATGAAAAACGTCCTGATAGTtctgaaaaaatatcaaacacCCACGTTGTCATAAATAATCAAGGATCAGTCGTTGCTTCATACAGAAAAATTCACTTATTTGACATGGAGAACAAAGAAACTGGTGTAAGATTAATGGAGTCCGATTATGTGGTTGCCGGAGACAAGATCGTCGATCCTGTTGACAGTCCAGCCGGCAAACTGGGTCTTAGTATC tgcTATGACATGCGATTTCCGGAATTGTCATTAGCGTTACGCAATTCTGGAGCTCAAGTTCTGACATATCCATCAGCATTTACCTATCAAACTGGAGCTGGACACTGGGAAATAATATTGCGGTCACGTGCTATTGAAACCCAGTGCTATGTTATTGCTGCTGCTCAAACTGGTACTCACAATAAAAAACGCGTCAGTTGGGGTCATGCGatg attgtAGATCCCTGGGGTACAATAATAGCTCAATGTTCTGAAAAAACGGGAATTGCGATTGGtgaaatagatttaaaattactaaataaaatacgtGACAATATGCCATGCAATAAACATCGACGCACTGATTTGTATCCATCAAtagatatcaaataa
- the LOC103571890 gene encoding uncharacterized protein LOC103571890 — MTDSTSWIKRNMLDSPDLKSKANRRILTEAEIRVQKSLEKLSIPEWYLNNSSKPPKILTRNYPIDLRPPTWRSPDYKNKTSSTTPMVYRTFNASPDGRSKMNSSYPNPKATPVDKEEKNRTVGVLLETSLDRRTNISPPKQVTRKAKLNISRTFPKISPSRKIENINIVFPPKKLDLDKKLNDSSLLDTSDALNNSSARVTNLDNCGQLYKTVMIDEVSLSTTTCDNDLSYSFIDNKPFSNAFSKYLHLCPNDSKSQSLLMPIEESNEAVSPRATPSPTLNETFVISNKKSPALENIVKPKRPNRRTKLVQDIIEALKKKTFDAEAENNADKSKEKRESINYSANEEKSPIPVKSYEEKCNPAKSMSLSAEALRQKTINEKKQEYYMKLAYLENLKKMYGVKSTGKVDNSVKKVQSSIHDRILPPGTSYLCQETTMKLRALKARQNIINANAHLREQVHSKEDVSNNSGLLQDIIEEFRKKCEITQKQKITPGSRNFVKKLVDVLEQSVDHSYDGSFISSVHPGDTNNNHDDYQLSDHESDMYHTNSTSISLKNSDSDVYASSTSPDINWSMQANTGAHPVEEDEEVYWIPLPKKPPARINSRNSVSIERCSSRPSKTKSPITRSPCLSPIRGEYKQGFYNYDSQRHIWTSTQKNKRPKNKTPAKIN; from the exons aTGACTGATTCAACAAGTTGGATTAAAAGGAATATGCTTGATTCTCCTGATCTcaag agtaAAGCAAACAGGCGAATACTAACTGAGGCTGAAATAAGAGTGCAGAAATCTTTAGAAAAGTTGTCTATACCCGAGTggtatttgaataattcatcGAAGCCGCCAAAAATATTGACGAGAAATTATCCGATTGATTTGCGTCCTCCTACTTGGCGTTCTCCTGATTACAAGAACAAAACTTCCAGTACAACACCGATGGTTTATCGAACatttaatg CCTCTCCGGATGGACGTTCAAAGATGAATTCATCTTATCCTAATCCAAAAGCAACTCCAGTggataaagaagaaaaaaaccgCACGGTCGGAGTATTATTGGAAACATCATTGGACCGTCGTACGAATATATCACCACCAAAACAAGTCACCCGGaaagcaaaattaaatattagtagaACGTTTCCAAAAATATCCCCATCCCGGAAGATAGAGAACATCAATATTGTCTTTCCCCCAAAAAAATTGGATCTAGACAAGAAGCTAAATGACTCGTCACTTTTAGATACTTCTGATGCGCTAAATAATTCAAGTGCCCGTGTCACAAACCTCGATAATTGCGGCCAGCTCTACAAAACTGTTATGATTGATGAGGTGTCACTAAGTACTACGACATGTGATAATGACTTATCGTACAGTTTCATTGATAACAAACCATTTTCAAATGCTTTCTCAAAGTATTTACATCTCTGTCCAAATGATTCCAAGTCACAGAGCTTACTGATGCCGATTGAAGAATCTAATGAAGCAGTTTCACCTCGTGCCACTCCCTCGCCAACTCTCAATGAAACGTTTGTAATATCTAACAAAAAATCACCAGCTTTAGAAAATATTGTAAAGCCTAAACGTCCAAATCGTCGTACCAAACTCGTCCAAGATATCATCGAGGCTTTGAAGAAAAAGACTTTTGATGCTGAAGCTGAAAATAATGCTGataaatcaaaagaaaaacgcgagtctattaattattcagcAAATGAAGAAAAATCACCTATTCCTGTAAAGTCTTATGAAGAAAAGTGTAATCCAGCTAAATCGATGTCACTATCCGCAGAAGCCTTAAGACAAAAAACAATCAATGAGAAGAAACAAGAGTATTACATGAAATTAGCTTATTTGGAGAATTTGAAGAAGATGTATGGAGTTAAATCAACAGGAAAAGTTGATAATTCTGTAAAGAAAGTACAGAGCAGTATTCATGATCGTATTTTACCACCCGGTACTAGTTACCTTTGCCAAGAGACCACCATGAAGCTAAGAGCATTGAAAGCCAGACAGAATATCATAAATGCAAATGCTCATCTACGTGAGCAGGTACATTCCAAAGAAGATGTCAGTAATAATTCTGGTCTACTTCAAGATATTATTGAAGAGTTTCGCAAGAAATGCGAAATCAcacagaaacaaaaaataactccAGGCTCAAGAAATTTCGTCAAGAAATTAGTTGACGTTTTAGAACAGAGTGTCGATCATAGTTACGACGGATCATTCATTTCTTCAGTCCATCCCGGGGACACCAACAACAATCATGATGATTACCAGCTCAGCGATCATGAAAGTGACATGTATCATACAAACTCAACTTCTATTTCACTTAAAAACTCCGATAGCGATGTTTATGCTTCTTCAACATCGCCTGACATAAATTGGAGCATGCAGGCCAATACTGGCGCCCATCCCGTcgaagaagatgaagaagtcTACTGGATCCCGTTGCCTAAGAAACCCCCAGCAAGAATCAACTCTAGAAACAGCGTTTCCATTGAAAGATGCTCAAGCAGACCCAGCAAAACAAAGTCACCAATCACTCGTTCACCCTGTTTGAGTCCCATCCGGGGCGAGTACAAACAgggattttataattatgactCTCAACGACACATTTGGACATCGACTCAGAAAAATAAGCGGCCCAAAAACAAAACACCTGCtaaaattaactga
- the LOC103571891 gene encoding probable cytochrome P450 301a1, mitochondrial encodes MALVRSYLVRRFEKIRFISNQAVNTSKDFSLQDDGQTNAKPYEEVPGPKPLPILGNTWRMFPVIGQYEIGDVAAISQIFYDKYGEITRLTGLIGRPDLLFVYDVNEIERLYRQEGPTPFRPSMPCLVKYKSEVRKDFFGKLAGVVGVHGEPWKEFRTRVQKPILQPQTVRKYISPIEVVTNDFINRIDKIKNSNDEVPADFDNEIHKWALECIGRVALDVRLGCLEENLTDDSEPQKIINAAKFALRNVAELELKAPYWRYIPTRLWSRYVKNMDFFIEVCMKYIDAAVERLKNKKSVSDADLSVIERILANEKDPKIAYVLALDLILVGIDTISMAVCSILYQIATRPEEQEKIYRELVNILPDPTVSLTMKHLDQAVYTKAFVREVFRVYSTVIGNGRTLQNDTVICGYHIPKGVQVVFPTIVTGKMEKWVENAHEFKPERWLKENENKKLHPFASLPYGHGARMCLGRRFADLEIQVLLAKLIRNYKLEYNYEPLNYKVTFMYAPHGDLKFRVIKR; translated from the exons ATGGCATTAGTAAGATCATATTTAGTACGtaggtttgaaaaaataagatttataagTAATCAGGCAGTAAACACGTCGAAAGACTTTTCACTGCAAGATGATGGACAAACAAATGCAAAACCTTATGAAGAAGTTCCAGGTCCGAAACCATTACCAATATTAGGAAACACATGGCGCATGTTTCCTGTAATTGGACAGTATGAAATCGGGGACGTTGCAGCGATTTCAcagatattttatgataaatacgGTGAAATTACACGTCTAACTGGTCTCATCGGCAGGCCGGATTTGCTTTTTGTTTACGATGTCAACGAGATTGAGAGATTGTATCGGCAAGAAGGACCAACACCTTTCAGACCTTCTATGCCTTGTcttgttaaatataaaagcgAAGTCAGGAaagatttttttggtaaactTGCTGGTGTTGTTGGAGT acATGGAGAACCATGGAAAGAATTTCGTACCAGGGTTCAAAAACCTATTTTGCAGCCACAGACtgttagaaaatatatttcgcCTATAGAAGTCGTTAcgaatgattttataaatcg aattgataaaataaaaaattccaatgaTGAAGTACCAGCTGATTTTGataatgaaattcataaatGGGCATTGGagt gcaTAGGAAGAGTAGCACTTGACGTAAGACTCGGTTGCTTAGAAGAAAATCTGACTGATGATTCGGAGccacagaaaataataaatgccgCGAAATTTGCGTTGAGAAATGTCGCAGAGTTAGAATTGAAAGCGCCGTACTGGAGATACATTCCAACGCGTTTATGGTCGCGTTACGTTAaaaatatggatttttttataga agtTTGTATGAAATATATTGATGCCGCTGtcgaaagattaaaaaataaaaaatctgttagCGATGCAGACTTATCAGTTATCGAAAGGATATTAGCCAATGAAAAAGATCCTAAAATAGCTTATGTGCTGGCTCTTGATCTTATTTTAGTTGGAATTGATACT ATTTCAATGGCAGTATGCTCGATACTTTATCAAATAGCAACGAGGCCAGaagaacaagaaaaaatttacagagaATTGGTAAATATTTTACCGGATCCTACAGTTTCGCTGACTATGAAACATTTAGACCAAGCCGTTTATACCAAAGCCTTTGTTAGAGAAGTATttag AGTTTATTCAACTGTAATAGGAAACGGGCGTACATTACAAAATGATACGGTTATTTGCGGGTATCATATACCTAAAGGA gTCCAGGTAGTCTTTCCGACAATAGTTACAGGAAAAATGGAAAAGTGGGTTGAGAACGCTCATGAATTCAAACCCGAACGTTGGCTCAAAGAAAACGAAAACAAAAAGCTTCACCCTTTCGCTTCATTGCCTTATGGTCATGGCGCACGCATGTGTTTGGGTCGCAGATTTGCGGACCTTGAGATCCAGGTACTTCTTGCAAAA ctCATACGTAATTACAAGCTTGAGTATAATTACGAGCCACTCAACTACAAGGTCACGTTTATGTACGCTCCTCATGGAGATCTTAAGTTTAGAGTGATTaaaagataa